From Chryseobacterium sp. IHB B 17019, one genomic window encodes:
- a CDS encoding PH domain-containing protein → MNLKKFLNEEQDPKAVEKLLVKINSLLTSQEFVEYIAVQKKPALNLSPDCIALTNRRIIFCRPKNFGLSMDFQDYSWVDVADCHIKEGIMGATFMMKTTRNLTNMMDYLPKTQARKLYQYAQEIEEQMRAVRREKDLEARRASAGGVTVNNATPIITQPQQFQQQTPQLIENEDPFALLQKLKGLMENGIISPEEFENKKNEILSRV, encoded by the coding sequence ATGAATCTAAAGAAATTTTTAAACGAAGAGCAAGATCCGAAAGCCGTCGAAAAGCTTTTAGTTAAAATAAACAGCCTTCTCACTTCACAGGAGTTTGTAGAATATATTGCGGTTCAGAAGAAACCGGCTCTTAACTTGTCTCCCGATTGTATTGCGCTTACCAACAGAAGAATTATTTTCTGCAGGCCTAAAAATTTTGGTTTGTCGATGGATTTTCAGGATTACAGTTGGGTTGATGTTGCAGATTGTCACATCAAGGAAGGAATTATGGGTGCTACTTTTATGATGAAAACGACAAGAAATCTCACCAATATGATGGATTATCTTCCAAAAACTCAGGCAAGAAAGCTTTATCAATATGCTCAGGAAATTGAAGAGCAGATGAGAGCTGTTCGCAGAGAAAAAGACCTTGAAGCCAGAAGAGCTTCCGCAGGCGGAGTTACAGTAAATAATGCAACTCCAATTATTACACAACCACAGCAATTCCAACAGCAGACACCTCAGCTGATTGAAAATGAAGATCCGTTTGCCCTTTTACAGAAACTGAAAGGCTTAATGGAAAACGGGATCATTTCTCCCGAAGAATTTGAAAACAAAAAGAACGAAATATTATCAAGAGTTTAA
- a CDS encoding SH3 domain-containing protein, whose product MKKLIPFLITILGLFLLNSCFKANDNVGHDGRCTGSAYCTACKNCSRCGHCSGGGTCGACGGGSSETSSYHRSSKKGKPKKSRSSGYDNFKSNNPKGNKSTKGPSVFIDKININTNNRYIAGIGTTNIYEKTSLKSKIIATVPKGTKLIQLSKQGSWYKVQIKKGGKTGYVYSKDVK is encoded by the coding sequence ATGAAAAAACTAATACCATTCCTTATAACAATACTGGGTTTATTTCTTTTAAATTCTTGTTTTAAAGCAAATGATAATGTAGGACATGACGGAAGATGTACCGGCTCTGCATATTGTACGGCTTGCAAAAATTGTTCCCGTTGCGGACATTGCAGCGGAGGAGGAACCTGCGGAGCTTGTGGTGGTGGATCGTCAGAAACGAGTTCTTATCATCGTTCGTCAAAAAAAGGTAAGCCTAAAAAATCAAGGTCTTCCGGTTATGATAATTTTAAATCAAATAACCCCAAAGGAAATAAATCTACCAAAGGTCCATCTGTTTTCATTGATAAAATAAACATCAATACCAACAACAGATATATTGCAGGGATTGGAACAACAAATATTTACGAAAAAACTTCATTAAAATCTAAAATAATAGCAACAGTTCCAAAAGGTACGAAGTTGATTCAGCTTTCTAAACAAGGATCATGGTACAAAGTACAGATTAAAAAAGGAGGAAAAACGGGATATGTTTATTCTAAGGATGTAAAATAA
- a CDS encoding response regulator, with translation MFKKILIAEDHEMGSYSVQKTLEDLKIPKVDYVYYCDDALAKVQKSIREKEPYDLLISDLSFEEDHREQNIKTGQELIKKVREIQPLLKIIVFSGEDKPRIIDSLFNEYQINGYVRKARNDSKELKKSIASVYINENYLSLDLKQDMKKLNSYEFSAYDITLVSLLSKGILQKNIPTYLENNNIRPYSLSSVEKKLNSLKEDLEVTSNEQLVAFCKDIGII, from the coding sequence ATGTTCAAAAAAATTCTAATCGCCGAAGACCACGAAATGGGCAGCTATTCTGTTCAAAAAACATTGGAAGACCTCAAGATTCCTAAAGTTGATTATGTTTATTATTGTGATGATGCCTTAGCTAAGGTCCAGAAATCCATCCGGGAAAAGGAACCTTATGATTTGTTGATTTCCGATCTTTCTTTTGAAGAAGATCATCGTGAGCAAAATATTAAAACCGGTCAGGAACTGATCAAAAAAGTAAGGGAAATACAGCCTTTGTTAAAAATAATTGTGTTTTCCGGTGAAGATAAACCCAGAATTATTGATTCGCTTTTTAATGAATACCAAATTAATGGCTATGTCCGTAAAGCGAGAAATGATTCTAAGGAATTAAAAAAATCCATTGCCTCAGTTTATATTAATGAAAATTATTTATCCCTTGATCTTAAGCAGGACATGAAAAAACTGAACAGTTATGAGTTTTCTGCTTATGACATCACTTTAGTTTCTCTTCTCTCAAAGGGCATTTTACAGAAAAATATTCCTACTTATCTTGAAAACAACAATATAAGACCTTATAGTTTAAGCAGCGTTGAGAAAAAATTAAACAGCTTAAAAGAAGATCTGGAAGTTACCAGCAATGAGCAGTTGGTTGCCTTCTGTAAGGATATTGGGATTATTTAA
- a CDS encoding GNAT family N-acetyltransferase, which produces MNNIIWKIKTFDEFTVPELYAVLKARIDVFVIEQNCPYPDLDNYDQKAVHIWAEEDGKILANCRIFDKGIKYEEASLGRVLTTDAARGKNIGRQLMKYAVETIENRFHTSEIRISAQDYLLKFYSEFGFEDTGKKYLEDDIPHTEMLRK; this is translated from the coding sequence ATGAATAATATTATTTGGAAAATAAAAACCTTTGACGAATTTACCGTTCCGGAATTATATGCTGTTTTAAAAGCAAGAATTGATGTTTTTGTGATTGAACAGAATTGTCCATATCCTGATCTGGATAATTATGATCAAAAAGCAGTTCACATCTGGGCGGAAGAAGACGGGAAAATTTTAGCCAATTGCAGAATTTTTGATAAGGGAATTAAATATGAAGAGGCTTCTTTAGGAAGAGTTTTAACAACCGATGCTGCGAGAGGAAAAAACATAGGAAGACAACTTATGAAATATGCGGTTGAAACGATAGAAAACCGTTTCCATACTTCTGAAATCAGGATTTCTGCACAGGATTATTTATTAAAATTCTATTCGGAATTTGGGTTTGAAGATACAGGGAAGAAATATTTAGAAGATGACATTCCACATACGGAAATGTTGAGAAAATAA
- a CDS encoding metallophosphoesterase family protein: MNKGIFLLLLFTFTVFSAQKPVQIAFLSDVHFQDLYGSFSDNNFKGIINPKNAKPTILRTMNSQLHSTRIFNENYFAFLKALDDIAAKGIKIVAMPGDFSDDGQAYNLRGLHKILDQYHKKYGINFYLTTGNHDPVGPFLQDAGKDDFLGQDGNPLGIYSKENMGKANNKIITKDIAESGYLEILNELGDFGFYPKKEDLYWGTPFDQGSYKDYAYEKALQNAGYSKRMYEVSKGFSVPDLSYVVEPVKGVWMMAIDGNTYIPKNLNENPDNPSNYKGASIGYNNVLTNKKHLIQWVKKITQEAKSNGKTVIAFTHYPMIDYNDGATGEIKNLLGEKKWQLERVPEEEVSKAFAEAGLQIHFAGHMHINDTGIRKIGDKMLVNVQVPSLAAYLPAYKILTIKSPDKVEVKTEVLNDVPNFDELFPLYEKEYETLQKEHTKILWNKDILKSKTYHDFMLFHLKELVRLRMIPSDWPKDLVERSKKLNGENLLLLIQDKNQLTQKGIDSRTFQKWSFEDLILDLYKFQSADELAKKDIPKERLQQYQTLEKLFEEKQSQDPFILQLKSIFKILSLLSNADPADHFEIDLKKREIKSM; this comes from the coding sequence ATGAATAAAGGAATATTCTTACTTCTACTATTTACTTTCACGGTGTTTTCTGCTCAAAAGCCAGTACAGATCGCATTTCTTTCTGATGTGCATTTTCAGGATTTGTACGGAAGCTTTTCGGATAACAATTTTAAAGGAATTATCAATCCTAAAAACGCAAAACCGACTATTCTCAGGACGATGAATTCGCAATTGCATTCAACCAGGATTTTTAATGAAAATTATTTCGCTTTCCTGAAAGCGTTGGATGATATTGCCGCAAAAGGAATCAAAATTGTCGCGATGCCCGGCGATTTTTCGGATGACGGACAGGCGTACAACCTTCGCGGACTTCACAAAATTCTAGACCAATACCACAAAAAATATGGGATAAATTTTTATCTCACGACGGGAAATCACGATCCTGTCGGACCGTTTCTACAGGATGCCGGAAAAGATGATTTTCTTGGACAAGACGGAAATCCATTGGGAATTTACAGTAAGGAAAATATGGGTAAAGCCAATAATAAAATCATCACAAAAGATATTGCAGAATCCGGATATCTGGAGATTTTAAATGAGCTAGGAGACTTTGGTTTTTACCCTAAAAAAGAAGATTTGTATTGGGGTACACCTTTTGACCAAGGCTCTTACAAAGATTATGCTTATGAAAAAGCTCTTCAAAATGCCGGTTATTCAAAAAGAATGTATGAAGTTTCCAAAGGCTTTTCTGTTCCCGATTTAAGCTATGTTGTCGAACCCGTAAAAGGAGTTTGGATGATGGCTATCGACGGCAATACTTACATTCCGAAAAATTTAAATGAAAATCCAGATAATCCTTCAAATTATAAAGGAGCAAGCATTGGCTACAATAATGTTTTGACCAATAAAAAACATTTGATCCAATGGGTGAAAAAAATTACGCAGGAAGCAAAAAGTAACGGGAAAACGGTCATTGCTTTCACACACTATCCGATGATTGATTATAATGATGGAGCAACCGGTGAAATTAAAAATTTGTTGGGAGAAAAAAAATGGCAATTAGAAAGAGTTCCTGAAGAAGAAGTTTCAAAAGCCTTTGCCGAAGCGGGTTTACAAATTCATTTTGCCGGGCACATGCACATCAACGACACAGGAATTCGTAAAATTGGAGATAAAATGCTGGTAAATGTTCAGGTTCCTTCGTTAGCAGCTTATCTTCCGGCATATAAAATTTTAACGATAAAATCACCTGATAAAGTAGAAGTGAAAACGGAAGTTTTAAATGATGTTCCCAATTTCGATGAATTATTTCCACTATACGAAAAAGAATATGAGACTTTACAAAAAGAGCACACCAAAATTCTCTGGAATAAAGATATTTTAAAATCAAAAACGTATCATGATTTTATGTTGTTTCATTTGAAAGAATTGGTCCGTCTGAGAATGATTCCGTCTGATTGGCCGAAAGATTTAGTTGAACGATCAAAAAAGCTTAACGGCGAAAATTTATTGTTGTTAATTCAGGATAAAAATCAATTAACACAGAAAGGAATTGATTCAAGAACATTTCAAAAATGGAGTTTTGAAGATTTGATTTTAGACTTATACAAATTCCAATCTGCGGACGAACTGGCCAAAAAAGATATTCCAAAAGAAAGGCTGCAGCAGTATCAAACACTGGAAAAACTGTTTGAAGAAAAACAATCCCAGGATCCTTTTATTTTGCAGTTAAAATCTATTTTTAAAATTCTTTCTTTGCTTTCAAATGCAGATCCGGCAGATCATTTTGAAATAGATTTGAAGAAAAGGGAGATAAAAAGTATGTAA
- a CDS encoding coiled-coil domain-containing protein gives MDTTSIKNLFKLKSIPIEPPKEEPPKTETDSHEESPEESRKRTYHEGGYRDSSRNNGNHTTLSICLDAVYSKFQNEEKEMVEKQQKLKESYVNEQKNRETEIKALTVSLETKEEQLKNKNTEIENHQNTIEKLKAEILDLPRNPEKYNVKASKGASSKFWIGAILLIPITLYLLTFYISTSYSAFFKSFDAKVTVIQSVLDAQALTKAWNEGLIEGAFVTLIPFVFLGLGFLIHMFSENKTWVNYVKLGLLFVVTFIFDAILAYEIESKLYELNKTFESPPFDLKIAFTKNQFWGIIFAGFIVYIIWGLVFDFVMKEHREKDKIKNEQEIKQKNVLFLLEKINVLKKEIEEVFVNIGNTKELIIKTRGRIEELQNIIDGVIIPTKDYKLYASEYVQGWVTFIGEKIAVSKTEKQNMIDSCIETYNTNLESVGANSDNQNLVYLSAL, from the coding sequence ATGGATACCACCAGTATAAAAAACTTATTTAAATTAAAATCAATTCCCATTGAGCCTCCGAAAGAAGAACCACCCAAAACGGAAACCGATTCCCATGAAGAATCTCCCGAAGAAAGCCGAAAACGCACCTATCACGAAGGCGGCTACAGAGATAGCTCCAGAAACAATGGAAACCACACGACTCTGTCTATCTGCCTTGATGCCGTTTACTCAAAATTCCAGAATGAGGAAAAAGAAATGGTAGAAAAACAGCAAAAACTCAAAGAATCTTACGTTAACGAACAAAAAAACAGGGAAACTGAAATCAAAGCTCTCACTGTTTCGTTAGAAACTAAAGAAGAACAGCTAAAAAACAAAAATACCGAGATTGAAAATCATCAAAATACTATTGAAAAATTAAAAGCTGAAATTCTTGATCTACCAAGAAACCCGGAAAAGTATAATGTAAAAGCTTCAAAAGGAGCTTCCTCGAAGTTCTGGATCGGCGCGATTCTTTTGATTCCTATCACATTGTATTTGCTTACCTTTTATATTTCAACTTCATATTCTGCATTTTTTAAAAGTTTTGATGCAAAAGTGACTGTCATCCAAAGTGTTTTGGATGCACAGGCTCTTACTAAAGCCTGGAATGAAGGTTTAATTGAAGGTGCATTTGTGACTTTAATTCCGTTTGTATTTTTAGGATTAGGATTTCTCATCCACATGTTTAGCGAAAATAAAACGTGGGTAAATTATGTCAAATTAGGATTACTATTTGTCGTAACATTTATTTTCGACGCCATTTTAGCCTATGAAATCGAATCTAAATTATATGAATTAAACAAAACTTTTGAATCTCCACCATTCGACCTTAAAATTGCTTTTACTAAGAACCAGTTTTGGGGAATTATTTTCGCGGGATTCATTGTTTATATCATCTGGGGACTGGTTTTCGACTTTGTGATGAAGGAACACAGAGAAAAAGATAAGATTAAAAACGAACAGGAAATCAAACAAAAAAACGTTCTTTTTCTTTTAGAAAAAATTAATGTTCTTAAAAAAGAAATTGAAGAAGTTTTCGTAAACATTGGGAATACAAAAGAACTTATCATAAAAACACGAGGCAGAATAGAAGAGCTTCAAAATATTATTGACGGAGTGATCATTCCTACCAAGGATTACAAGTTGTACGCTTCCGAATATGTTCAAGGCTGGGTTACATTTATTGGTGAAAAAATAGCCGTCTCAAAAACTGAAAAGCAAAACATGATCGACAGTTGTATTGAAACCTACAACACCAATCTGGAAAGCGTTGGGGCTAATTCTGATAATCAAAATCTTGTTTATTTATCTGCACTTTAA
- the yihA gene encoding ribosome biogenesis GTP-binding protein YihA/YsxC translates to MVIKTATFVKSSGKWQDCPEPTIPEYAFIGRSNVGKSSLINAMMNHKDLAKTSQTPGKTQLINHFLVNEDWYLTDLPGYGYAKVSKSIRKDFEKLITNYILNRRNLVNLFVLVDSRHTPQKIDLEFIQWCGESGVPFSIVFTKVDKLKPNAAIKNVEDYKAELHKTWEDLPEIYVTSAEKKEGCDEILNFIQTTNEFLKNNSVTFDE, encoded by the coding sequence ATGGTTATTAAAACAGCAACGTTTGTAAAGAGCAGCGGAAAGTGGCAGGACTGTCCGGAACCTACAATTCCTGAATATGCTTTTATCGGGAGGTCAAATGTTGGAAAATCTTCATTGATTAATGCAATGATGAATCACAAAGATTTGGCTAAAACTTCGCAGACTCCAGGAAAAACCCAGCTTATTAATCATTTTTTGGTCAATGAAGACTGGTATCTGACGGATTTACCGGGTTATGGATATGCAAAAGTTTCAAAATCAATTAGAAAGGATTTCGAAAAACTGATTACGAACTATATTCTTAACAGGAGAAACCTTGTAAACCTTTTTGTTTTGGTGGATTCAAGGCATACACCACAAAAAATTGATTTAGAATTTATCCAATGGTGTGGCGAAAGTGGGGTTCCGTTTTCGATTGTTTTTACAAAAGTTGACAAGCTGAAACCGAATGCAGCGATTAAAAATGTAGAAGATTATAAAGCAGAACTTCACAAAACATGGGAAGATTTACCGGAAATCTACGTGACTTCCGCTGAAAAGAAAGAAGGATGCGATGAAATCCTAAATTTTATACAAACAACAAACGAGTTTTTAAAAAATAATAGTGTAACCTTCGATGAATAA
- a CDS encoding type I restriction endonuclease, with translation MDLKIKLEQLHQKVVGLKDQIGTEEATKNAFVMPFIQILGYDIFNPTEVVPEHVCDIGTKKGEKVDYVIRNNDEPIFIIECKHWKESADAHNSQLHRYYHVSKTRFGVLTNGIVYNFYTDLEKPNIMDEKPFFTINIEDLKDSSIKILESFTKKDYNLESILDSAEALKYIKAIRKEFEKEIENPSDEIVKLLVSRFFEKPITANRMISFKEYTKKALSTSINESISFRLKSALSINEQIEKQGDNVKPSQPIDENNDSKIVTTEEELEGFQIVKAILREKIPSSRIAHRDTLSYFGILLDDNNRKPLCRLHFNTVNKYLETFHNGKESGEKVLLNNLDEIYNYRNQIHQTLENYN, from the coding sequence ATGGATCTTAAAATTAAACTTGAGCAACTGCATCAGAAAGTAGTTGGCTTAAAAGACCAGATCGGTACGGAAGAAGCTACGAAAAATGCCTTTGTAATGCCTTTTATACAGATTTTGGGATATGATATTTTCAACCCAACCGAAGTTGTTCCCGAACATGTCTGCGATATTGGAACTAAAAAAGGAGAAAAAGTAGATTATGTAATAAGAAACAATGATGAACCTATTTTTATTATTGAATGTAAACACTGGAAGGAAAGTGCGGATGCCCACAATTCCCAGCTTCACAGGTATTATCATGTTTCGAAAACGAGGTTTGGAGTTCTTACCAACGGGATTGTTTACAACTTCTATACAGATCTTGAGAAACCTAATATTATGGACGAAAAACCTTTCTTTACCATCAATATTGAAGATTTAAAAGACAGTTCAATTAAAATTCTTGAAAGCTTTACGAAAAAAGACTACAATCTCGAAAGTATTCTGGATTCGGCCGAAGCCTTAAAATACATCAAAGCCATTCGAAAGGAGTTTGAAAAGGAAATAGAAAATCCATCGGATGAAATTGTAAAACTTTTGGTCAGTCGGTTTTTTGAAAAACCTATTACAGCCAACAGGATGATTTCTTTTAAGGAATATACCAAGAAAGCTTTATCAACTTCCATCAATGAATCCATCAGTTTCAGGCTTAAATCTGCATTAAGCATCAACGAACAGATTGAGAAACAGGGCGATAATGTAAAACCGTCTCAACCGATCGATGAAAATAATGATTCTAAAATTGTGACAACAGAAGAAGAGCTTGAAGGGTTCCAAATTGTAAAAGCCATATTGAGAGAAAAAATTCCTTCCTCTAGAATTGCCCATAGAGACACATTGTCGTATTTCGGGATTTTACTGGATGATAACAACAGGAAGCCTCTTTGCAGATTGCATTTCAATACCGTAAATAAATACCTGGAAACATTTCATAACGGAAAAGAATCCGGAGAGAAAGTTTTGCTGAACAACCTCGATGAGATTTACAATTACAGGAATCAAATTCATCAGACTTTGGAAAATTATAATTAA
- a CDS encoding phosphatidylinositol-specific phospholipase C1-like protein: MKKAVLLGLYLSSINLFWSQSQNLTDLKINEIQVIGSHNSYKKAILPEVYSYLSKKDTLNWLPRIQYEHIPIPQQLDLGLRNLEIDVYADSKGGKYAHPKILDLVKTTQSFDPEGKMKKPGYKMIHITDIDYQTWYYTLEDCLKDLKKWSDAHPDHDPVFITLEPKDGKANQFGTEPEHYTSKLFDDLDNELKKYLGKNKIITPDDIRGNYSTLNEAVLHKNWPKVKDAKGKFLFVLDNNSENRDLYMKDHPSLKGRMVFTNSAPGTPESAVLFMNDPSPKIAELVQKGYIIRTRADADTMEARKEDYSRFEKAKESGAQIITTDYYQPSQLFKSNYKISFENNTYERRNPVIGK; this comes from the coding sequence ATGAAAAAGGCAGTATTACTGGGTTTATATTTATCTTCAATAAACCTATTCTGGTCTCAATCTCAAAATTTAACCGATTTAAAAATTAATGAAATCCAGGTGATTGGCTCACATAATTCTTATAAAAAGGCCATCCTTCCCGAGGTTTACAGTTATTTATCTAAAAAAGATACTCTGAATTGGCTGCCGAGAATTCAATATGAACATATTCCAATACCTCAACAATTGGATCTGGGATTGAGAAACCTCGAAATTGACGTGTATGCAGACAGCAAAGGCGGAAAATATGCCCATCCCAAAATTTTGGATCTTGTAAAAACAACACAGTCTTTTGACCCGGAAGGAAAAATGAAAAAGCCCGGCTATAAGATGATCCACATTACCGATATTGATTATCAGACATGGTATTATACGCTGGAAGATTGTTTAAAAGACCTAAAAAAATGGTCTGATGCACATCCTGATCATGACCCGGTTTTCATTACGCTTGAACCGAAAGACGGAAAAGCCAACCAATTCGGGACAGAGCCGGAGCATTATACTTCAAAACTTTTCGACGATCTGGATAATGAGCTAAAAAAATATTTAGGAAAAAATAAAATTATCACTCCGGACGATATCAGAGGAAATTATTCAACTCTGAATGAAGCGGTTTTACATAAAAACTGGCCGAAAGTGAAAGATGCAAAAGGAAAATTCCTATTCGTACTGGATAACAACAGCGAAAACAGAGATTTGTACATGAAAGATCATCCTTCATTGAAAGGTAGAATGGTTTTTACAAACTCCGCTCCGGGAACGCCCGAATCAGCAGTTTTGTTCATGAATGATCCAAGCCCCAAGATTGCCGAACTGGTACAAAAAGGCTACATTATCCGCACCAGAGCCGATGCAGACACGATGGAAGCGAGAAAAGAGGATTATTCAAGGTTTGAAAAAGCTAAGGAAAGCGGGGCACAGATTATTACGACGGATTATTATCAGCCAAGCCAACTTTTTAAGTCAAACTATAAAATTAGTTTTGAAAATAACACGTACGAAAGGAGAAATCCTGTAATAGGAAAATAA
- a CDS encoding DUF6804 family protein, with the protein MKPFLTFCAISCFAGIFRLPIEYYTFLRVLVSIGALIVIYSFLSSKQYNWSTVFIVILIIFNPVFPIYLYRKSLWIPIDTITGILFLLVAFAEKLIQKKKEVEHTEETSEYSTGPRTHSRDRIINPKKPKED; encoded by the coding sequence ATGAAACCTTTCCTTACATTCTGTGCTATAAGCTGTTTCGCTGGTATTTTCAGGCTTCCTATTGAGTATTATACTTTTCTCAGAGTGTTGGTTTCCATTGGAGCGCTCATAGTTATTTATAGCTTTTTAAGTTCTAAACAATATAACTGGAGTACAGTATTTATCGTGATACTTATTATTTTCAATCCTGTTTTTCCTATTTATTTATACAGAAAAAGCTTGTGGATTCCTATCGATACCATTACAGGAATTCTGTTTTTGCTGGTCGCTTTTGCGGAAAAATTAATACAAAAAAAGAAGGAAGTAGAACATACAGAAGAAACTTCAGAATACTCAACCGGACCTAGAACACATTCCCGGGACAGAATTATTAACCCTAAAAAACCAAAAGAAGACTAA
- a CDS encoding TM2 domain-containing protein produces MKSKFTAALLAFFLGGLGIHRFYLGQNKLGLFYLLFFWTFIPALIALFDFFVFIFMSEDNFNYKYNLRTGF; encoded by the coding sequence ATGAAATCAAAATTTACTGCCGCACTGCTTGCTTTTTTCTTAGGAGGATTGGGCATTCACAGATTTTATTTGGGACAGAATAAACTAGGCCTTTTTTATCTTCTCTTTTTCTGGACTTTCATTCCTGCGTTGATCGCGCTGTTTGATTTCTTCGTGTTCATTTTTATGTCCGAAGATAATTTTAATTATAAATATAATCTCCGCACAGGATTTTAA
- a CDS encoding tetratricopeptide repeat-containing sensor histidine kinase, with the protein MKISFFLLLSFFLFSCKEEIKPPEDNINFSKAIVCRDSKAYDSAFYYYNLAKIDFIEAKDSISSAKSLINMAYIQNGKGDFLGGIESSLEANKFLKREKDNSVRSLLGKNYNSIAISFNYLKDYDSAYSFYNKALKYIENNEDRYVCYNNIGDLLISQGKINKAKKYLEKAVLADSSYNYSRALNNFAKVKYLDDKNYDPLPELYRALEIREKTQDGPGQNSSFETLSTYYLDKNNKLSLEFARKMLQAATNNESPDDQILALQRIINLDPKSYLENFQRFNSINDSLQISRNKDKRQFAIIRFDVDKIKDEKAEKEVELLQRNIGIIALLLAITFIIIWYRKRQKRLKQENELKIKNTQLKLSKKVHDVVANGIYQVMTKIENQEQFDKDKMLDELEFVYEKSRDISYEKTESGNEEKDFSEEISELIGSFNNENVKTYLAGNDKNIWFKVEETTKDEIYQIIRELLVNMKKHSKADRVVFRFERENDVIKIYYTDNGIGISGDVIHKNGLSSTVSRMETMNGEIIFDNKTEKGLKINISFPVS; encoded by the coding sequence ATGAAAATATCATTCTTTTTACTTTTATCATTCTTTCTATTTTCCTGCAAAGAAGAAATTAAACCTCCAGAAGATAATATTAATTTTAGTAAAGCAATTGTATGCAGGGATTCGAAGGCGTATGATTCTGCATTTTACTATTATAATTTGGCTAAAATTGATTTTATAGAAGCGAAAGATTCAATTAGCTCAGCCAAATCTTTAATCAATATGGCGTACATTCAAAACGGCAAAGGAGATTTCTTAGGAGGAATTGAATCATCTTTGGAAGCAAACAAATTTCTTAAGAGAGAAAAAGATAATAGTGTTAGAAGTTTACTAGGTAAAAACTACAATAGCATAGCTATTTCATTTAATTATTTGAAAGATTATGACAGTGCTTATAGCTTTTATAATAAAGCTTTAAAGTATATTGAGAATAATGAAGATAGATATGTCTGTTATAACAATATTGGAGACTTATTGATAAGCCAAGGAAAAATAAATAAAGCAAAGAAATATTTAGAAAAAGCTGTTTTAGCCGATAGCAGTTATAATTACTCCAGAGCTTTAAATAATTTTGCAAAAGTCAAATATCTTGATGATAAAAATTATGATCCCTTACCAGAACTATATCGGGCATTAGAAATTAGAGAAAAAACACAAGATGGCCCAGGACAAAATTCAAGTTTTGAGACATTATCTACTTACTATTTAGATAAAAATAACAAACTGTCTTTAGAATTTGCGAGAAAAATGCTTCAAGCCGCAACTAATAATGAAAGTCCTGATGATCAAATCTTAGCCTTGCAAAGAATCATTAATTTAGATCCAAAAAGTTATTTAGAAAATTTTCAAAGATTTAATTCAATAAATGATAGTCTACAAATTAGTAGAAATAAAGATAAAAGACAATTTGCTATAATAAGATTTGATGTTGATAAAATAAAAGATGAAAAAGCAGAAAAAGAAGTAGAATTATTACAACGAAATATTGGCATAATTGCCCTACTTCTAGCTATTACCTTCATTATAATCTGGTATCGCAAAAGACAAAAAAGACTCAAACAAGAAAATGAATTAAAAATAAAAAACACCCAGCTCAAGCTCTCCAAAAAAGTCCACGATGTTGTTGCTAATGGAATTTACCAGGTGATGACAAAAATTGAAAATCAGGAGCAGTTTGATAAAGATAAAATGCTGGACGAGCTGGAATTTGTGTACGAAAAGTCCCGAGATATTTCCTATGAAAAAACAGAATCCGGTAATGAAGAAAAAGATTTCAGTGAGGAAATTTCTGAATTGATTGGTTCTTTCAACAACGAAAATGTAAAAACCTATCTTGCCGGAAATGATAAAAATATCTGGTTTAAGGTAGAGGAAACAACAAAAGACGAAATCTACCAAATTATCCGTGAATTGCTTGTGAATATGAAAAAACACAGCAAAGCAGATCGAGTAGTTTTCAGGTTTGAAAGAGAAAATGATGTGATCAAAATCTATTATACAGACAACGGAATCGGCATTTCCGGAGATGTAATTCATAAGAATGGCCTGTCTTCTACGGTTTCCCGTATGGAAACTATGAACGGAGAAATTATTTTTGACAACAAAACTGAAAAGGGATTGAAAATCAATATTTCATTTCCTGTTTCTTAA